A single genomic interval of Arthrobacter globiformis harbors:
- a CDS encoding GntR family transcriptional regulator — MRASDRAYAALRDDIIEWRLLPGTVLAEVEQSARLGISRTPLREALSRLTAEGLTTAGGRGVVVTDISLDDIDELFELRETLEGKAAALAAQRGDAAIFRGLREELLDAPALLNSPDPGRHDYYELVGRLDAAIDAAISNSYLAQAMRSLRVHLVRVRRLAADDHARLTAAAAEHAAIAEAIAAGNPRLAEAATTVHLHRSLSHVKAVHTSVQKEPHG; from the coding sequence ATGCGTGCCAGTGACAGGGCCTATGCGGCACTGCGCGATGACATCATCGAATGGCGTCTCCTCCCCGGCACGGTACTCGCCGAGGTCGAGCAGTCCGCCCGGCTGGGAATCTCCCGGACGCCACTTCGCGAGGCCCTGAGCCGCCTAACGGCGGAAGGGCTGACGACGGCGGGCGGCCGCGGCGTCGTCGTCACCGATATCTCACTGGACGACATTGACGAGCTGTTCGAGCTCCGCGAAACCCTCGAGGGCAAGGCTGCCGCGCTGGCGGCGCAGCGCGGCGATGCCGCCATTTTCCGCGGACTGCGGGAAGAACTGCTGGACGCACCCGCCCTGCTCAACTCCCCGGACCCCGGCCGGCACGACTATTACGAGCTCGTCGGCCGCCTGGACGCCGCCATCGACGCGGCCATCTCCAACTCCTACCTGGCGCAGGCCATGCGGAGCCTGCGCGTCCACCTGGTCCGGGTCCGCAGGCTGGCAGCCGACGACCACGCCCGGCTCACAGCCGCGGCAGCTGAACATGCCGCCATCGCCGAAGCGATAGCGGCCGGCAACCCAAGGCTTGCCGAGGCCGCCACCACCGTCCACCTGCACCGCAGTCTTTCCCACGTCAAAGCCGTCCACACATCCGTCCAGAAGGAGCCCCATGGTTAA
- a CDS encoding response regulator — protein MTDIRVLVVEDEPVAAAAHAAYVGRVDGFTLAGTAPDGQSALRMLTEFSAAGSPVELVLLDMNLPDLHGLDIARRMRSAGHFADIIAITAVRELAIVRSAVSIGVVQYLIKPFTYATFADKLESYRQFREQLAGPAAGRAKAAASQSDVDQAFASLRAPSELPLPKGLAPSTLDAVRDFMKEQPGAVSASEVMTALGMSRVTARRYLEYLADAGTVSRTARYGAPGRPENEYRWSRA, from the coding sequence GTGACAGACATCCGAGTCCTCGTCGTCGAGGACGAGCCCGTAGCGGCTGCAGCACACGCCGCCTACGTGGGCAGGGTGGACGGCTTCACGCTGGCGGGAACGGCCCCGGACGGGCAGTCCGCGCTCCGGATGCTCACAGAGTTTTCCGCCGCTGGCAGCCCGGTGGAGCTGGTGCTGCTGGACATGAACCTGCCGGACCTGCATGGCCTCGACATCGCCCGGCGGATGCGCTCCGCCGGGCACTTCGCCGACATCATCGCAATCACAGCCGTTCGGGAACTGGCGATTGTCCGCAGCGCCGTCTCCATCGGCGTCGTGCAGTACCTCATCAAGCCGTTCACCTACGCAACGTTCGCGGACAAGCTGGAGAGTTACCGGCAGTTCCGTGAGCAGTTGGCAGGACCGGCGGCGGGACGGGCGAAGGCAGCCGCATCGCAGAGCGACGTGGACCAGGCCTTCGCCAGCCTGCGGGCGCCGTCCGAGCTTCCGCTGCCGAAGGGCCTAGCCCCTTCAACGCTCGACGCCGTCCGCGACTTCATGAAGGAACAGCCCGGGGCCGTCTCGGCCAGCGAAGTCATGACGGCCTTGGGGATGTCGAGGGTCACCGCGCGGCGCTACCTCGAGTACCTTGCCGACGCCGGAACCGTCTCGCGCACGGCACGGTACGGGGCTCCGGGCCGCCCTGAGAACGAGTACCGCTGGTCCCGCGCCTGA
- a CDS encoding MmgE/PrpD family protein — protein MVKEHHVRVYKSEENFAREDQLAHKIAMVAADTVEVTDDVTDMVINRIIDNASVAVASLNRAPIVAARAQALTHGPSSGGKGAKVFGIGERVSPEWAAWANGVAVRELDYHDTFLAADYSHPGDNIPPILAVAQHVGSSGKDLIRGIATGYEIQVNLVKAICLHKHKIDHVAHLGPAAAAGIGTLLGLDVETIFQSVGQALHTTTATRQSRKGEISTWKAHAPAFAGKMAVEAVDRSMRGQTSPVPIYEGEDGVIAWLLDGPDASYEVPLPTPGEAKRAILDTYTKEHSAEYQAQAWIDLARKLNKEHPEATDPANVKSVLIKTSHHTHYVIGSGANDPQKYSPAASRETLDHSIPYIFTVALQDGAWHHVDSYSPERAARPDTVELWQKVSTVEDPEWTRRYHSLDISEKAFGGSVEITLTDGAVIRDQIAVADAHPLGARPFTREQYVNKFRTLAAGLVTEDEIERFLAAVERLPELAAGELDQLNIAAAPGIIDLNAAPKGLF, from the coding sequence ATGGTTAAGGAACACCACGTCCGCGTGTACAAGAGCGAGGAAAACTTCGCCCGCGAGGACCAGCTGGCGCACAAGATCGCCATGGTCGCCGCCGACACAGTAGAGGTCACCGACGACGTTACGGACATGGTCATCAACCGGATCATCGACAACGCCTCCGTTGCGGTCGCCTCGCTGAACCGCGCCCCCATCGTTGCGGCCCGGGCCCAGGCCCTCACGCACGGCCCGTCCAGCGGCGGCAAAGGGGCCAAGGTCTTCGGCATCGGCGAACGTGTCTCCCCGGAGTGGGCGGCGTGGGCCAACGGCGTGGCGGTCCGTGAACTGGATTACCACGACACGTTCCTCGCCGCCGATTACTCCCACCCGGGCGACAACATCCCGCCGATCCTCGCCGTGGCGCAGCATGTGGGTTCCAGCGGGAAGGACCTGATCCGGGGCATCGCCACGGGCTATGAGATCCAGGTGAACCTGGTGAAGGCGATCTGCCTGCACAAGCACAAGATCGACCACGTGGCCCACCTTGGCCCCGCCGCGGCGGCCGGCATCGGCACTCTCCTCGGTTTGGATGTGGAAACGATCTTCCAGTCCGTGGGCCAGGCCCTGCATACGACCACCGCGACGCGGCAGTCCCGCAAGGGCGAGATCTCCACGTGGAAGGCGCACGCCCCCGCGTTCGCCGGCAAGATGGCCGTCGAGGCGGTGGACAGATCCATGCGCGGACAAACCTCCCCGGTGCCGATCTACGAAGGAGAGGACGGCGTCATCGCCTGGCTGCTGGACGGCCCGGACGCCTCCTACGAGGTTCCGCTGCCGACACCCGGGGAAGCCAAGCGCGCCATCCTGGACACCTACACCAAGGAACACTCGGCCGAATACCAAGCCCAGGCCTGGATCGACCTCGCCCGCAAGCTGAACAAGGAACACCCGGAGGCGACCGATCCTGCCAACGTGAAGTCCGTCCTGATCAAGACGAGCCACCACACCCACTACGTGATCGGCTCCGGCGCCAACGACCCCCAGAAGTACAGCCCCGCTGCCAGCCGGGAAACCCTGGACCACTCCATCCCGTATATCTTCACCGTCGCGCTGCAGGACGGGGCCTGGCATCACGTGGACTCCTACTCCCCAGAACGCGCCGCCCGACCCGACACCGTGGAGCTGTGGCAGAAGGTGTCCACGGTGGAGGATCCGGAGTGGACCCGCCGCTACCACTCCCTGGACATCAGCGAAAAGGCCTTCGGCGGTTCCGTGGAAATCACGCTCACCGACGGCGCCGTCATCCGGGACCAGATCGCCGTGGCCGACGCCCACCCCCTCGGCGCCCGCCCGTTCACCCGCGAGCAGTACGTGAACAAGTTCCGCACGCTGGCTGCCGGGCTGGTGACGGAGGACGAAATCGAAAGGTTCCTTGCCGCCGTCGAACGCCTCCCGGAACTGGCGGCAGGCGAGCTGGACCAGCTCAACATCGCAGCGGCGCCTGGCATCATCGACCTCAACGCAGCGCCCAAGGGACTGTTCTAG
- a CDS encoding pseudouridine synthase gives MTQAGRQGSPRNSSGRKGPERNSAGSAGRGAPSPRGGGFGAGQRDFSKGGDRPYKAPKPREERFVDPDESPAAQTGRPAAGDWKSGAKPAARKPGARKPGAGKTPGTPGALKPKPRSAAAKTFGTRAFGGERFGQSLGAVRKPSRKRGPSGPVPQSELHDADGVRLQKVMAQAGVASRRVCEEMIAEGRVEVDGQVVTELGVRVDPKTSVIHVDGLRIQLDESLVYMVFNKPKGVVSTMEDPDGRPCISDFVRNTHGERLFHVGRLDVATEGLLLLTNDGELANRLTHPSYEVPKTYLVQVRGPFPQGIGAQLKDGIELEDGFASVDSFRLVDSTPGHVLIEVVLHSGKNRIVRRLFDAVGFPVLRLVRVKVGPIGLGDQRQGSIRNLGKQEVGHLLASVGL, from the coding sequence ATGACACAGGCGGGACGCCAGGGTTCACCACGTAACAGTTCAGGACGTAAAGGTCCGGAACGTAATTCAGCGGGCAGCGCAGGTCGCGGTGCCCCCAGCCCGCGGGGCGGCGGATTCGGCGCCGGCCAGCGGGACTTCTCCAAGGGCGGCGACCGCCCGTACAAGGCACCCAAGCCGCGGGAAGAGCGTTTTGTCGATCCCGACGAATCGCCCGCCGCTCAGACGGGCCGGCCTGCCGCAGGCGACTGGAAGTCCGGCGCCAAGCCGGCAGCCCGGAAGCCCGGAGCACGCAAGCCCGGGGCCGGAAAGACGCCCGGCACTCCTGGCGCGCTCAAGCCCAAGCCGCGTTCCGCTGCGGCCAAGACCTTCGGTACGCGCGCGTTCGGCGGCGAACGGTTCGGCCAGAGCCTCGGCGCCGTCCGCAAGCCTTCGCGCAAGCGCGGCCCCAGTGGCCCCGTGCCGCAGTCCGAACTGCACGACGCCGACGGCGTCCGCCTGCAGAAGGTCATGGCCCAGGCCGGAGTGGCTTCGCGGCGCGTCTGCGAAGAGATGATTGCCGAAGGCCGCGTGGAGGTCGACGGCCAGGTAGTCACCGAACTCGGTGTGCGCGTCGATCCCAAGACATCCGTTATTCACGTGGACGGCCTCCGCATCCAGCTGGATGAGTCGCTCGTGTACATGGTCTTCAACAAGCCCAAGGGCGTCGTGTCCACCATGGAGGACCCGGACGGGCGTCCCTGCATCAGCGATTTCGTCCGCAACACCCATGGCGAGCGACTCTTCCACGTCGGCCGCCTGGACGTCGCCACCGAGGGCCTGCTGCTGCTGACCAACGACGGCGAGCTGGCCAACCGCCTGACGCACCCGTCCTACGAGGTTCCCAAGACGTACCTGGTCCAGGTCCGCGGGCCCTTCCCGCAGGGCATCGGCGCACAGCTCAAGGACGGCATCGAACTCGAGGACGGCTTCGCGTCGGTCGACTCCTTCCGCCTGGTCGACTCGACCCCGGGCCATGTCCTGATCGAAGTGGTGCTGCACTCCGGCAAGAACCGCATTGTCCGGCGCCTGTTCGACGCCGTCGGTTTCCCGGTATTGCGCCTGGTGCGCGTCAAGGTCGGCCCCATCGGCCTGGGCGACCAGCGCCAGGGAAGCATCCGCAACCTCGGCAAGCAGGAAGTCGGCCACCTGCTGGCATCCGTGGGGCTGTAA
- a CDS encoding segregation and condensation protein A, protein MTAEPATPPAEARRSGFEVRLANFSGPFDLLLGLISKHQLDITEVALATVTDEFIRYIRNLQELGEEWALDEASEFLVIAATLLDLKAARLLPAGEVEDDDDIALLEARDLLFARLLQYKAFKKVAALMDATLELESRRYPRQVALEEHFAAMLPELVWKHSPAQFAALAEAALKPKAPAPTEVGVAHLHGSTVTVREQAELIGLRLQDGRPLTFRALIADAESTLVVVARFLALLELFRDQVVAFDQVAPLGDLTVRWTAAGTGWSGEHLSEEYEEQQ, encoded by the coding sequence ATGACCGCAGAGCCTGCAACGCCCCCCGCCGAGGCCAGGCGGTCCGGCTTCGAAGTACGCCTGGCCAACTTCAGCGGCCCCTTCGACCTCCTGCTGGGGCTGATCTCCAAGCACCAGCTGGACATCACCGAGGTGGCTCTTGCCACGGTGACCGACGAGTTCATCCGGTACATCCGGAACCTCCAGGAGCTGGGGGAGGAGTGGGCCCTTGATGAGGCCAGTGAGTTCCTCGTCATCGCGGCCACACTGCTGGACCTGAAGGCAGCGCGCCTGCTGCCCGCTGGTGAAGTGGAGGACGACGACGACATCGCCCTTCTCGAGGCGCGTGACCTGCTCTTTGCCCGGTTGCTGCAGTACAAGGCGTTCAAGAAGGTTGCCGCGCTGATGGACGCCACGTTGGAACTGGAGTCCCGGCGCTATCCGCGGCAGGTGGCCCTCGAGGAACACTTCGCAGCGATGCTGCCGGAGCTCGTCTGGAAGCACAGCCCCGCACAGTTCGCGGCACTGGCCGAGGCAGCGCTCAAGCCAAAGGCCCCGGCACCGACGGAGGTCGGAGTGGCCCACCTGCACGGCAGCACGGTGACCGTCCGCGAACAGGCTGAGCTGATCGGCCTGCGGCTGCAGGACGGCCGACCCCTGACATTCCGCGCACTGATAGCCGACGCCGAATCCACGCTGGTTGTGGTGGCACGCTTCCTGGCTCTGCTGGAGCTGTTCAGGGACCAGGTGGTGGCCTTCGACCAGGTGGCGCCGCTGGGAGACCTGACTGTGCGCTGGACCGCGGCGGGCACCGGATGGAGCGGGGAGCACCTGAGCGAGGAATACGAGGAGCAGCAATGA
- a CDS encoding ParA family protein: MSSEQGSATLEGTELDLEDAVMGPTGRPHREFPEPAPLSSHGPARVIAMVNQKGGVGKTTSTINLAAALAEYGRRVLLVDFDPQGALSAGLGINPHELDLTVYNVLMDRKVDIRDAIHQTGVENVDLLPANIDLSAAEVQLVNEVAREQVLDRALKKVEDDYDVVLIDCQPSLGLLTVNALTAAHGVIIPLICEFFALRAVALLVETIDKVQDRLNPRLQVDGVLATMYDARTLHSREVISRLVEAFGDKVFETVIKRSIKFADATVAAEPITSYAGNHVGADAYRRLAKELISRGGAP, translated from the coding sequence GTGAGCAGCGAACAGGGTTCAGCAACTCTGGAAGGCACGGAACTCGACCTGGAAGACGCCGTCATGGGTCCCACAGGCCGCCCCCACCGCGAATTTCCGGAGCCCGCGCCGCTGTCCTCCCATGGACCGGCCCGCGTCATAGCCATGGTTAACCAGAAGGGCGGGGTGGGGAAGACCACCTCTACCATTAACCTCGCCGCAGCGCTCGCCGAATACGGCCGCCGCGTGCTCCTGGTGGATTTCGACCCGCAGGGCGCCCTCTCCGCCGGGCTCGGGATCAACCCCCACGAACTGGACCTGACCGTTTACAACGTCCTGATGGACCGCAAGGTGGACATCCGGGACGCCATCCACCAGACCGGGGTGGAAAACGTGGACCTGCTGCCGGCCAACATCGACCTCTCCGCAGCGGAAGTCCAGCTGGTCAACGAGGTCGCCCGCGAACAGGTCCTCGACCGGGCCCTGAAGAAGGTCGAGGACGATTACGACGTCGTGCTCATCGACTGCCAGCCTTCCCTCGGCCTGCTCACCGTCAACGCCCTGACCGCGGCCCACGGCGTGATCATTCCGCTGATCTGCGAATTCTTCGCCCTGCGCGCGGTGGCCCTGCTGGTCGAAACCATCGACAAGGTCCAGGACCGGCTCAACCCGCGGCTGCAGGTGGACGGCGTGCTGGCCACGATGTACGACGCCCGCACGCTGCACAGCCGGGAAGTCATCAGCCGCCTGGTGGAAGCCTTCGGGGACAAGGTCTTCGAAACTGTCATCAAGCGTTCCATCAAGTTCGCCGACGCCACTGTGGCCGCCGAACCCATCACGAGCTACGCCGGAAACCATGTGGGCGCCGACGCCTACCGCCGCCTCGCCAAGGAACTGATTTCGCGCGGCGGCGCGCCCTAG
- a CDS encoding cation:dicarboxylate symporter family transporter, with product MASQRGESAAPAKAGRKGLDKSHYLYMAVIAAVILGALVGLLFPEVGKSLKPLGDGFIKLIKMMIAPIIFCTIVLGIGSIAKAATVGKVGGLALGYFVIMSTFALAIGLVVGNLIHPGEGLNLTPYDPNKKAATDSTVDFLLGIIPGDIPVLPTLLAAILVGFALQKMGPQGAPILKAIGHGQALVFRILIMIMWLAPVGAFGAIAAVVGATGFQAIVSMFTLMIAFYITCALFIVVILGGLLQVVAGVNIFRLMKYLAREYLLIFSTSSSEAALPRLIAKLEHLGVSKPVVGVTVPTGYSFNLDGTAIYLTMASLFVANAMGTPLDLGAQISLLIFMIIASKGAAGVTGAGLATLAAGLQAHAPQLLGGVGMIVGIDRFMSEARALTNFTGNAVATVLIGTWVKEIDGGQVERVLSGEEPFDEQTMVAHHHGLAEIPEKAVPAKA from the coding sequence ATGGCTTCTCAACGAGGAGAGTCGGCTGCACCGGCCAAAGCCGGGCGCAAAGGGCTGGACAAATCCCACTACCTTTACATGGCCGTCATCGCGGCCGTTATTCTGGGCGCTCTGGTAGGGCTGCTGTTCCCGGAGGTCGGCAAGTCACTGAAACCGCTGGGTGACGGTTTCATCAAGCTGATCAAGATGATGATCGCCCCCATCATTTTCTGCACGATCGTGCTGGGTATCGGTTCAATCGCCAAGGCTGCCACCGTTGGTAAAGTCGGCGGACTGGCCCTGGGCTACTTCGTCATTATGTCCACGTTCGCACTGGCCATCGGCCTGGTGGTGGGTAACCTCATCCACCCCGGCGAAGGGCTTAATCTGACGCCATACGACCCCAACAAGAAGGCGGCTACTGACAGCACCGTCGACTTCCTGCTTGGCATCATTCCCGGCGACATTCCGGTGCTCCCCACCCTCCTCGCTGCCATCCTGGTCGGCTTCGCCCTGCAGAAGATGGGCCCCCAGGGCGCTCCCATCCTCAAAGCGATCGGACATGGCCAGGCTCTGGTCTTCCGCATCCTGATCATGATCATGTGGCTTGCCCCGGTTGGCGCCTTCGGTGCGATCGCCGCCGTCGTCGGTGCCACGGGCTTCCAGGCAATCGTGAGCATGTTCACCCTCATGATCGCCTTCTACATCACCTGTGCACTGTTCATCGTCGTGATCCTGGGCGGACTGCTGCAGGTCGTGGCAGGCGTCAACATCTTTAGGCTCATGAAGTACCTGGCCCGGGAATACCTGCTGATCTTCTCCACCTCATCTTCCGAAGCCGCACTGCCCCGCCTCATCGCCAAGCTGGAACACCTGGGTGTCTCCAAGCCGGTTGTCGGCGTCACGGTTCCCACCGGCTACTCCTTCAACCTCGACGGAACAGCCATCTACCTGACCATGGCGTCGCTGTTCGTGGCCAACGCCATGGGCACCCCGCTGGACCTGGGCGCCCAGATTTCCCTGCTGATCTTCATGATCATCGCCTCCAAGGGCGCCGCCGGTGTCACCGGTGCCGGCCTGGCCACCCTTGCGGCCGGCCTCCAGGCCCACGCACCCCAGCTGCTTGGCGGCGTGGGCATGATCGTAGGCATCGACCGCTTTATGTCAGAGGCCCGCGCCCTGACCAACTTCACCGGCAACGCGGTAGCCACCGTCCTGATCGGCACCTGGGTCAAGGAGATCGACGGCGGCCAGGTGGAGCGTGTCCTGTCCGGCGAAGAGCCCTTCGACGAGCAGACCATGGTCGCCCACCACCACGGCCTGGCCGAAATCCCCGAGAAAGCCGTACCTGCCAAGGCCTAA
- the prpB gene encoding methylisocitrate lyase has protein sequence MLYSKATPEQKRLRFRELLASGTIQQFPGAFNPLSARLIEEKGFAGVYISGAVLANDLGLPDIGLTTLTEVATRAGQIARMTDLPCIVDADTGFGEPMNVARSVQELENAGLAGCHIEDQFNPKRCGHLDGKNVVDLDTATKRIRAAADARRDPNFLIMARTDIRAVEGLEAAKDRARALVEAGADAIFPEAMADLAEFQAIRDAVDVPILANMTEFGKSDLFTVDQLQAVGVNMVIYPVTLLRSAMGAAERTLDSIKADGTQEAQVGSMLTRARLYDLVDYEAYNRFDTGVFNFRIPGND, from the coding sequence ATGCTGTACTCAAAAGCCACCCCCGAGCAGAAGCGGCTTCGCTTCCGTGAACTGCTGGCTTCCGGAACCATCCAGCAGTTCCCCGGAGCGTTCAACCCGCTCTCGGCCCGGCTGATCGAGGAGAAGGGCTTCGCCGGGGTGTACATTTCCGGCGCCGTCCTAGCGAACGACTTGGGCCTGCCGGACATCGGGCTGACCACGCTCACCGAGGTGGCCACCCGGGCAGGACAGATCGCCCGGATGACCGACCTGCCCTGCATCGTGGATGCGGACACCGGGTTCGGCGAGCCCATGAACGTGGCCCGCAGCGTGCAGGAACTGGAAAACGCCGGGCTCGCGGGCTGCCACATCGAGGACCAGTTCAACCCCAAGCGCTGCGGCCACCTCGACGGCAAGAACGTCGTGGACCTGGACACCGCCACCAAGCGGATCCGCGCCGCGGCGGATGCGCGGCGGGACCCGAACTTCCTGATCATGGCACGCACCGACATCCGTGCGGTAGAAGGTCTGGAAGCAGCGAAAGACCGGGCCAGGGCCCTCGTCGAGGCCGGCGCCGACGCGATCTTCCCGGAAGCCATGGCGGACTTGGCGGAGTTCCAGGCTATACGCGACGCCGTGGACGTGCCGATCTTGGCCAACATGACCGAGTTCGGCAAGAGCGACCTTTTCACCGTGGACCAGCTGCAGGCTGTGGGCGTGAACATGGTGATTTATCCAGTGACCCTGCTCCGTAGTGCCATGGGGGCCGCTGAGCGTACGCTGGACTCAATTAAGGCTGACGGAACGCAGGAAGCGCAGGTAGGGAGCATGCTGACGCGCGCGCGGCTGTACGACCTGGTGGATTACGAGGCCTACAACCGCTTTGATACCGGTGTCTTCAACTTCCGGATCCCCGGAAACGACTGA
- a CDS encoding sensor histidine kinase → MIHRWSIARRLFVANLLFMLALTAIVGTAVFVDARDHAYEEAGRRMGVLATSIADNPLVLQAAGAGNPSAQLQPYALRVMADSGADFITIMAPDRTRWTHPLDEELGRPYIGSIEEALKGRVFTEITAGTLGPSVRTIAPVKDARGTVRALVAAGVTVNTVDVAVSGRLPALLAVSGFLLAGGSLASWFLGRYLRRVTRGWGPEQLAQLFAYYESVLHSVREGVVLIDPAGRVVIYNDQAAELLGLEPREAEDDHADTPLLADLPLAPSLKELFESGRTAHDEIHLTRDGVLVVNQRPAVGPGSSAGRQRGPVFGTVATIRDRTEIESLGTELESMRTLSHALRAQTHEHANRLHTMVSLLELGRTDEALDFATKDLELSQQLTDDVVGSVQEPVLSALVMGKAAEAHERGVELVVEASGPALSGELAVQDLVTVIGNLLDNAIDAAADAPAPRRVELLVDTAGGGLDFTVQDSGKGIDPTAVDDVFRFGFSTKTAGPFGRGLGLALVKQAVQRLAGTMSISNSSTGGARFHIALPAKIASDTLLPDTIPPSTVPSNTFPASTAASSPPEEHA, encoded by the coding sequence ATGATCCACCGCTGGAGCATCGCGAGGCGGCTGTTCGTGGCGAACCTGCTGTTCATGCTGGCTCTCACGGCCATCGTCGGGACGGCAGTCTTTGTGGACGCCAGGGACCATGCCTACGAAGAGGCCGGCCGCCGTATGGGGGTCCTGGCAACGTCCATCGCCGATAACCCCCTGGTTCTGCAGGCCGCCGGCGCCGGGAACCCCTCGGCGCAGCTGCAGCCATACGCGCTGAGGGTCATGGCCGACTCCGGAGCCGATTTCATCACCATCATGGCGCCGGACCGGACGAGGTGGACGCACCCGCTGGACGAGGAGCTTGGCCGCCCCTACATCGGTTCAATCGAGGAGGCCCTCAAGGGCCGTGTGTTCACGGAGATCACTGCAGGCACGCTCGGGCCGTCCGTGCGGACGATCGCCCCGGTCAAGGATGCCCGGGGTACGGTTCGTGCGCTCGTGGCGGCCGGTGTGACCGTTAATACGGTGGACGTGGCGGTCTCCGGCAGGCTGCCGGCACTGCTGGCCGTATCCGGCTTCCTGCTTGCGGGCGGATCGCTCGCGTCGTGGTTTCTTGGCCGCTACCTGCGGCGGGTGACGAGGGGGTGGGGTCCCGAGCAGCTGGCCCAGCTCTTTGCCTACTACGAATCAGTGCTCCACTCGGTCAGGGAAGGCGTTGTACTGATTGACCCGGCCGGAAGGGTGGTCATCTACAACGACCAGGCGGCCGAACTGCTGGGACTGGAACCGCGGGAAGCGGAGGACGACCACGCGGACACGCCGCTGCTCGCCGACCTGCCCCTTGCCCCCAGCCTGAAGGAACTCTTTGAGTCGGGGCGCACGGCCCACGACGAAATCCACCTCACCCGAGACGGTGTCTTGGTGGTTAACCAGCGCCCGGCAGTGGGGCCAGGGTCCTCTGCCGGGCGGCAGCGGGGTCCCGTGTTCGGCACCGTTGCCACCATCCGCGACCGGACCGAGATCGAGTCCCTGGGGACCGAGCTTGAGAGCATGCGGACGCTATCCCATGCCCTCCGTGCGCAGACCCACGAGCACGCAAACCGCCTGCACACCATGGTCTCCCTGCTGGAGCTGGGCCGGACTGATGAGGCCCTCGACTTTGCAACAAAGGACCTGGAGCTGAGCCAGCAACTGACGGACGACGTGGTCGGTTCAGTCCAGGAACCGGTGCTTAGCGCACTGGTCATGGGCAAGGCGGCCGAGGCCCACGAGCGGGGCGTCGAGCTGGTGGTCGAGGCGTCCGGGCCGGCCCTCAGCGGAGAGTTGGCCGTACAGGACCTGGTCACGGTCATTGGCAATCTGCTGGACAATGCCATCGACGCTGCCGCCGACGCCCCCGCACCAAGGCGGGTGGAGCTGCTGGTGGACACGGCGGGCGGCGGCCTGGACTTCACAGTGCAGGATTCGGGCAAAGGCATTGACCCAACAGCTGTGGACGACGTGTTCCGCTTCGGTTTCAGCACCAAGACTGCCGGGCCCTTCGGGCGGGGACTTGGCCTTGCACTGGTAAAACAGGCCGTCCAGCGCCTGGCCGGTACCATGAGCATCAGCAACTCGAGCACCGGCGGGGCACGCTTCCACATCGCGCTCCCGGCCAAGATCGCTTCGGACACATTGCTTCCAGACACCATTCCACCGAGCACAGTCCCGTCAAACACATTCCCGGCAAGCACGGCCGCATCGAGCCCCCCGGAGGAGCACGCGTGA
- the scpB gene encoding SMC-Scp complex subunit ScpB — translation MTDPVAGRERAALEAVLMVLDEPTSATDLAAGLNLTVAAVEALLLDLQRDYDGYTVKAPDMETGSNGPEHEVPSSPRGFELRNVAGGWRIYSRAEFADVVGTFVLEGQTARLTQAALETLAVIAYRQPVSRARVSAIRGVNVDSVVRTLTQRGLIEDGGTDPESGAVLYRTTSYFLERMGIGSVAELPQLSPHLPGLEGIEEFYDAGRM, via the coding sequence ATGACGGATCCAGTTGCGGGCCGGGAACGCGCCGCGCTTGAGGCGGTGCTGATGGTGCTGGACGAGCCCACCTCTGCCACCGACCTTGCCGCAGGACTGAACCTGACGGTGGCTGCCGTCGAGGCGCTGCTGCTGGATCTGCAGCGCGACTATGACGGCTATACTGTTAAAGCCCCGGATATGGAAACTGGCAGTAATGGACCTGAGCATGAAGTCCCTTCCAGCCCCCGGGGTTTTGAATTGCGGAATGTCGCCGGCGGCTGGCGCATCTACTCCCGGGCTGAATTCGCCGACGTCGTCGGTACTTTCGTCCTGGAGGGGCAGACAGCCAGGCTGACCCAGGCGGCGCTCGAGACACTTGCCGTCATCGCCTACCGGCAACCGGTATCCAGGGCAAGGGTGTCTGCAATTCGTGGAGTCAACGTTGACTCTGTTGTGCGGACGCTGACCCAGCGCGGCTTGATCGAGGATGGCGGAACAGATCCGGAATCGGGCGCTGTCCTGTACCGCACGACGTCGTATTTCCTTGAACGCATGGGAATCGGCTCGGTGGCTGAGTTGCCTCAGCTTTCACCGCACCTTCCGGGGCTTGAAGGAATTGAAGAGTTCTACGACGCCGGAAGAATGTAG